The Sediminicola sp. YIK13 genomic sequence CCTTGTAACCTAATTTTGCAGCCAATTCAAAAGATAGTGAATCCGAATCCACAGGGTGGAAAGATCCATCTTTCAATGTAACTTTCATGGCATCCATTTCAAAACCAGCCAAAGGCCCATTTCTCATAGCATCCTTGAACCCTTTTTCAACAGCTGGTACATATTCTCTAGGAACGTTACCACCTTTAATTGCGTTGATGAATTCAAGACCTGTTTTACCTTCTTCGGCAGGCTCCATAGTAAATACGATATCCGCAAATTTACCACGACCACCAGATTGCTTCTTGTACACCTCTCTATGATCTGCACTTGCAGTTATAGCTTCTTTGTACTCAACCTGAGGCTGACCTTGATCTACCTCTACTTTGAATTCACGTCTTAAACGGTCTACAATAATATCTAAGTGAAGCTCACCCATCCCAGAAATAATGGTCTGACCTGATGCCTCATCAGTTTTCACTTGGAATGTTGGATCTTCTTCAGCCAATTTAGCCAAAGCCATACCCAATTTATCAACATCCGCCTTGGTTTTCGGTTCAACCGCAATACCAATAACCGGATCAGGAAAGTCCATACTCTCCAATACTATAGGATGTTTCTCATCAGACATGGTATCACCAGTCTTAATATCTTTAAATCCTACTGCTGCTCCAATATCTCCTGCTTCGATAAAATCGATGGCATTTTGCTTGTTGGAGTGCATTTGATAGATACGGGAAATACGCTCTTTCTTACCTGATCTATTGTTTAAGATATAAGAACCAGCATCCAAACGACCTGAATACACTCTAAAGAAAGCCAAACGACCTACAAAAGGATCGGTAGCAATTTTAAAGGCCAAAGCAGCAAAAGGCTCCTTTACAGATGGCTTACGGGAAACCTCTTTCTCCGTATCTGGATTCATACCTACGACATCATCCTTATCCATTGGGGAAGGCAAATATCTACATACAGCATCCAATAAAAACTGAACACCTTTATTCTTAAAGGAAGAACCACAGATCATTGGAATGATACTCATGTCCATAACCGCAGCCCTTAAAGCAGCGTGAACTTCGTCTTCTGTAATGGAATCCTCATCTTCAAAGAACTTTTCCATCAAGGTTTCGTCATATTCAGCTACAGCTTCAATCAAAGCCGCCCTGAATTCCCTAACCTCTTCTTTCATCTCTTCCGGAATGGCAACCACATCAAAAGTTGCTCCGAAATTCTCATCATGCCATACAATAGCTCTGTTTTTCACCAAATCCACGATACCCTTAAAGTCTGCCTCGTCTCCGATTGGCAAAACAATAGGTACCGCATTGGATCCCAACATCTCCTTAACCTGCTTATTAACATTTAAGAAGTTAGCTCCCTGACGGTCCATTTTGTTAACGAAACCGATACGTGGCACTTTATAGTTATCCGCTAATCTCCAGTTCGTTTCAGACTGTGGCTCAACACCATCAACTGCACTGAACAAGAAAACCAAGCCATCCAAGACACGTAAAGAACGGTTTACTTCAACCGTAAAATCAACGTGACCAGGAGTATCAATAATATTAAAGTGATAAGACTGAGCATCTTCAGTTGGCTGTGCATTCTCCATTGGGAATACCCACTCACATGTAGTTGCAGCAGAGGTAATTGTAATACCACGCTCCTGCTCTTGCTCCATCCAGTCCATAGTGGCAGCACCATCATGAACCTCACCTATTTTATGACTCACACCAGTATAAAACAAAATACGTTCTGTCGTAGTTGTCTTACCCGCATCAATATGAGCAGCAATACCTATATTTCTTGTTAATTTTAAATCTCTAGCCATTTCTCTATTAATTAAAATCTAAAGTGGGAGAATGCTTTGTTTGCCTCTGCCATTTTATGGGTATCTGTTCTTTTCTTAACTGCAGCGCCCTCTTCCTTAGCAGCAGCTAAAATCTCGCCGGCTAATTTTTGGGACATTGCTTTTTCGTTACGCTTACGAGCATAACTGATCAACCATTTCATTGCAGTGGAAATTTTACGGTCCGGTCTAATTTGCATCGGAATCTGGAAAGTTGCCCCTCCTACCCTTCTACTTCTAACCTCTACGTGCGGCATTACATTGGACAATGCATCTTTCCACAATTCTAATCCGGTCTTTTCTTCATCGGTCTTCTTTTCCTCTACGATGTCAATAGCATCATAAAATACTTTGAAGGCGATAGACTTT encodes the following:
- the fusA gene encoding elongation factor G — translated: MARDLKLTRNIGIAAHIDAGKTTTTERILFYTGVSHKIGEVHDGAATMDWMEQEQERGITITSAATTCEWVFPMENAQPTEDAQSYHFNIIDTPGHVDFTVEVNRSLRVLDGLVFLFSAVDGVEPQSETNWRLADNYKVPRIGFVNKMDRQGANFLNVNKQVKEMLGSNAVPIVLPIGDEADFKGIVDLVKNRAIVWHDENFGATFDVVAIPEEMKEEVREFRAALIEAVAEYDETLMEKFFEDEDSITEDEVHAALRAAVMDMSIIPMICGSSFKNKGVQFLLDAVCRYLPSPMDKDDVVGMNPDTEKEVSRKPSVKEPFAALAFKIATDPFVGRLAFFRVYSGRLDAGSYILNNRSGKKERISRIYQMHSNKQNAIDFIEAGDIGAAVGFKDIKTGDTMSDEKHPIVLESMDFPDPVIGIAVEPKTKADVDKLGMALAKLAEEDPTFQVKTDEASGQTIISGMGELHLDIIVDRLRREFKVEVDQGQPQVEYKEAITASADHREVYKKQSGGRGKFADIVFTMEPAEEGKTGLEFINAIKGGNVPREYVPAVEKGFKDAMRNGPLAGFEMDAMKVTLKDGSFHPVDSDSLSFELAAKLGYKAAAKAARAVLMEPIMKLEVLTPEENMGDIVGDLNRRRGTITNMDDRAGAKVVKGTVPLSEMFGYVTSLRTLSSGRATSTMEFSHYAETPSNIAEEVIKKAKGVTA
- the rpsG gene encoding 30S ribosomal protein S7 is translated as MRKKQAKKRPLLPDPRFNDQLVTRFVNMMMWDGKKSIAFKVFYDAIDIVEEKKTDEEKTGLELWKDALSNVMPHVEVRSRRVGGATFQIPMQIRPDRKISTAMKWLISYARKRNEKAMSQKLAGEILAAAKEEGAAVKKRTDTHKMAEANKAFSHFRF